In bacterium, a single genomic region encodes these proteins:
- a CDS encoding putative Ig domain-containing protein, whose product MQIELTHYLLLSAVLFAIGAQSVVEGINLRFVITSADPDSTIPTLTATALPTGAIFTNNGNGTGTFNWTPNYTQVGAYDVTFHASDGMYAD is encoded by the coding sequence ATGCAGATTGAGCTCACCCACTATCTGCTGCTGTCGGCGGTTCTGTTCGCGATTGGCGCCCAGAGTGTGGTCGAAGGCATCAATTTGCGCTTTGTTATCACCAGTGCCGATCCGGATAGTACAATCCCGACGCTGACCGCGACCGCTTTGCCGACCGGCGCCATATTTACTAATAATGGCAATGGTACCGGCACATTTAACTGGACACCCAACTACACCCAGGTTGGTGCGTACGACGTCACCTTCCATGCTTCCGACGGTATGTATGCTGAC